The proteins below are encoded in one region of Thermococcus peptonophilus:
- a CDS encoding Na(+)/H(+) antiporter subunit B, producing MLKRSLAIISILIIGYWLAQGLAGVPFGEDKMLVGHYYLQHVKEQTGAVNAVTAIVVNYRGFDTLGEVTVLFIASTGVGALLWRKKRGRTARTEGSVVLTTGVELLFPFIVMFGAYIFIHGHLTPGGGFPGGATMATAFLLLYMAFTIYEIPHKAFEKVEGIAGMSYVLVGLIGLAIGGYFLFDWIWQTWHWGSDNIGRLFSGGFIPVIYTIIGIKVGTELSGIVDNMLKEEVRE from the coding sequence ATACTGAAGAGGTCGCTCGCGATAATCTCAATCCTGATAATAGGCTACTGGCTGGCCCAGGGCCTTGCTGGAGTTCCCTTCGGCGAGGACAAGATGCTTGTTGGTCACTACTACCTTCAGCACGTTAAAGAACAGACCGGTGCTGTAAACGCGGTAACTGCAATAGTCGTCAACTACCGTGGTTTCGATACCCTCGGTGAGGTAACCGTTCTCTTCATAGCCTCAACGGGCGTAGGAGCTCTCCTCTGGAGGAAGAAGAGGGGGAGGACTGCTAGGACTGAAGGTTCAGTAGTCCTCACAACGGGCGTGGAACTTCTCTTCCCGTTCATAGTCATGTTCGGTGCCTACATCTTCATTCACGGACACCTCACACCGGGTGGAGGTTTCCCAGGCGGAGCGACGATGGCTACAGCTTTCCTGCTGCTCTACATGGCGTTCACAATCTACGAGATACCCCACAAAGCCTTTGAAAAAGTCGAAGGCATCGCCGGAATGAGCTACGTCCTCGTCGGCCTCATCGGCCTTGCAATCGGCGGCTACTTCCTCTTTGACTGGATATGGCAGACCTGGCACTGGGGCAGTGACAACATCGGACGGCTCTTCAGCGGCGGCTTCATACCGGTAATCTACACGATAATCGGCATCAAAGTCGGAACGGAGCTCAGCGGCATCGTTGACAACATGCTTAAGGAGGAGGTGAGAGAATGA
- a CDS encoding NADH-quinone oxidoreductase subunit K: MISVYYFGAIALVLVGLYGVLVKKNLMKILISLSIMETGVNLLLISIGYVSGKSAPILSEGVKWNQAVDPIPQALVLTAIVIGVATTAMALSAAILIYEKYGTLNVEEIRRLRG; the protein is encoded by the coding sequence ATGATCTCAGTCTACTACTTCGGCGCGATAGCACTGGTTCTCGTGGGCCTCTACGGCGTCCTGGTCAAGAAGAACCTCATGAAGATACTCATCAGCCTGAGCATCATGGAGACCGGCGTCAACCTTCTCCTGATAAGCATTGGCTATGTTTCAGGAAAGAGCGCGCCCATCCTGAGCGAGGGCGTGAAGTGGAACCAGGCTGTTGACCCAATCCCGCAGGCCCTCGTCCTCACTGCAATAGTTATTGGTGTTGCTACAACGGCTATGGCCCTCAGCGCAGCCATCCTGATCTATGAGAAATACGGAACCCTTAACGTTGAGGAAATAAGGAGGTTGAGAGGATGA
- a CDS encoding proton-conducting transporter transmembrane domain-containing protein, whose translation MNGQYASLLIALPLISAFFVPLIKGLGRKVVMAYLVLITALQTAIAGWVANEVYSTGKPIIVMAGGWKPPVGINLYIGHFAALFVLIIAVISFFMAFFSFKAVTVEPVDKYAMLFLLLMLGATGMIVTGDIFNLFVFMEITSITAYALTAYNKTGEAAEASMKYIVLGGIGSSFFLIGVALIYGATGTLNMAHLAQLAGAIDPTVAQVGLALIIFGLAVEAELFPLNAWAPDAYQAAPHPITVMFSALVVKAGLYAIARLLYILQNANGWSGVLKLVIIMATLTVVVAEFSALRQKDVKRMIAYSSISQVGMIAFALALGTQAGVDAGVFHMVNHAIVKALLFLTVGYVGVALGGTAIENFRGLGKRMPLTALTLTIGSLAAVGIPLFNIFWSKVRILLAGVEAGYSWSVALILGASVVEAVYYLRLIHTMWFVEGGERVRENFVIGVIALFLAALIIAIGVYPNDIWTIVQKAGQDVFNVANYIKNVPLMGVGA comes from the coding sequence ATGAACGGGCAGTACGCTTCACTCCTCATCGCTTTACCGCTTATCAGCGCCTTCTTCGTTCCGCTGATAAAGGGACTTGGAAGAAAGGTCGTGATGGCCTACCTAGTGCTCATAACTGCACTCCAGACTGCAATAGCCGGATGGGTGGCAAACGAAGTCTACTCCACAGGAAAGCCGATAATCGTTATGGCCGGCGGCTGGAAACCGCCAGTCGGCATCAACCTCTACATCGGCCATTTTGCGGCGCTCTTCGTGCTTATAATAGCAGTAATCAGCTTTTTCATGGCGTTCTTCAGCTTCAAAGCCGTCACCGTTGAGCCAGTTGACAAGTACGCAATGCTCTTCCTCCTGCTGATGCTCGGTGCAACCGGAATGATAGTCACCGGGGATATCTTCAATCTCTTCGTCTTCATGGAGATAACATCAATAACCGCCTACGCCCTCACCGCCTACAACAAGACCGGCGAGGCGGCCGAGGCATCAATGAAGTACATCGTCCTCGGCGGAATAGGTTCGAGCTTCTTCCTCATCGGCGTTGCCCTCATCTACGGAGCGACCGGAACGCTTAACATGGCCCACCTCGCCCAGCTCGCTGGAGCTATTGATCCAACGGTTGCCCAGGTCGGCCTCGCGCTGATAATCTTCGGCTTGGCTGTTGAGGCTGAACTGTTCCCGCTCAACGCCTGGGCGCCGGATGCCTATCAGGCCGCACCGCACCCGATAACCGTCATGTTCTCTGCCCTCGTCGTCAAGGCAGGTCTCTACGCAATAGCCAGGCTCCTCTACATACTCCAGAACGCAAACGGATGGAGCGGTGTCCTCAAGCTTGTTATAATAATGGCCACTTTGACCGTAGTAGTTGCCGAGTTCTCGGCACTGAGGCAGAAGGACGTCAAGAGGATGATAGCCTACTCATCTATCAGTCAGGTGGGAATGATAGCCTTTGCCCTCGCCCTTGGCACACAGGCCGGTGTTGACGCGGGAGTCTTTCACATGGTCAACCACGCCATCGTTAAGGCCCTTCTCTTCCTCACAGTCGGATACGTCGGAGTTGCCCTCGGAGGGACTGCCATCGAGAATTTCCGGGGACTTGGTAAGAGAATGCCACTTACCGCTCTGACGCTCACAATAGGCTCTTTGGCTGCAGTCGGAATACCGCTCTTCAACATCTTCTGGAGCAAGGTCAGGATACTCCTTGCCGGTGTCGAGGCGGGCTACTCTTGGAGCGTTGCCCTCATCCTCGGCGCCAGTGTCGTTGAGGCCGTTTATTACCTCAGGTTGATCCATACGATGTGGTTCGTTGAAGGCGGCGAGAGGGTCAGGGAGAACTTTGTCATTGGGGTCATAGCACTCTTCCTCGCAGCGCTGATAATAGCCATAGGTGTTTACCCGAACGACATCTGGACCATAGTCCAGAAGGCGGGACAGGACGTCTTCAACGTGGCCAACTACATCAAGAACGTTCCTCTCATGGGGGTGGGAGCATGA
- a CDS encoding proton-conducting transporter transmembrane domain-containing protein encodes MNEIPIILFTPLLAGVLAWLINVKGARELIGVIGAATPLALLAKLYSPIVSNPNNPLTYKLTVSGFNLTFKMGMLNWYFAVIASLVGLAMAFGMVSTSKNGYDWLFALISYTGVLGVFLSWDFISFFLLWELMTFASFMMVLKRNRHESLKYFVLSVIGAYAMLLAIALIYAKTGALDFDSIRQALYMDAMLGSISKGETALIFVLFLTAFGVKAGAWPLHVWAPGAYSETDQSYTAFFSGALSKAGVYGFLLLYILMGAKLYYALGTFHGHLTFAYIIAWIGAITVVVASFLAVLQEDIRKLFAYSSVGQVGYILLAFGLGTGLGFAGGLFHVLSHAVFKGLFWLVTAAIILQTGKTEFKDFGGLAEKMPFTFAMGLIAVLSLAGIPPMAGFASKWLIYEAAISAHMPLVAGAIFLGSALAFAYVVRFLYAVWFGQRPSDLEDVKEAPLPLLIAMAILAIPNIVFGIAPGLVTNYLNKALGGQIVGGNYYKLVTQTGTYNALTVALLLVVGLAIAGLIYIYGAKARKIPVTNTYQSGNPVTEEFNLSIRRNFYLPLKEALAFWLRYSFDRFYERIAQLSEDFADALREGFYNGNVQAYSWYLAVILLILALWGVL; translated from the coding sequence ATGAACGAGATACCGATTATCCTCTTTACTCCTCTCCTTGCTGGAGTACTTGCCTGGCTGATAAACGTGAAGGGAGCCCGTGAGCTTATCGGAGTCATCGGCGCGGCCACTCCGCTCGCCCTCCTCGCCAAGCTCTACTCACCCATCGTCAGTAACCCGAACAACCCACTAACCTACAAGCTGACAGTAAGCGGCTTTAACCTGACATTCAAAATGGGCATGCTGAACTGGTACTTCGCGGTTATAGCCTCCCTAGTCGGCCTGGCAATGGCATTCGGAATGGTCTCAACGAGCAAGAACGGCTACGACTGGCTCTTCGCTCTCATAAGCTACACGGGCGTCCTCGGTGTCTTCCTCAGCTGGGACTTCATAAGCTTCTTCCTGCTCTGGGAGCTGATGACCTTCGCCAGCTTCATGATGGTGCTCAAGAGGAACAGGCACGAGTCACTCAAGTATTTCGTCCTGAGCGTCATCGGAGCCTATGCTATGCTCCTGGCAATAGCGCTCATCTACGCCAAGACTGGGGCACTCGACTTTGACTCGATAAGACAGGCCCTCTACATGGACGCGATGCTCGGCTCAATCAGCAAGGGCGAGACCGCTCTAATATTTGTCCTGTTCCTCACCGCGTTCGGCGTTAAGGCCGGTGCCTGGCCGCTCCACGTCTGGGCACCAGGAGCGTACAGCGAGACTGACCAGAGCTACACAGCTTTCTTCAGCGGTGCCCTCAGCAAGGCCGGAGTCTATGGGTTCCTGCTCCTCTACATCCTGATGGGTGCCAAGCTCTACTACGCCCTTGGAACCTTCCATGGCCACCTCACCTTCGCGTACATAATAGCGTGGATAGGAGCTATAACGGTCGTCGTCGCCAGCTTCCTCGCGGTTCTTCAGGAGGACATAAGGAAGCTCTTTGCATACTCATCCGTTGGTCAGGTCGGGTACATCCTCCTTGCCTTCGGACTTGGCACGGGCCTTGGCTTCGCTGGAGGTCTCTTCCATGTCCTCAGCCACGCGGTCTTCAAGGGCCTCTTCTGGCTCGTCACAGCCGCTATAATCCTCCAGACCGGCAAGACTGAGTTCAAGGACTTCGGCGGATTAGCTGAGAAGATGCCCTTTACCTTCGCTATGGGGCTCATAGCAGTCCTCAGTCTCGCAGGAATACCACCTATGGCTGGTTTCGCCAGCAAGTGGCTGATATACGAGGCCGCTATCAGCGCCCACATGCCCCTCGTGGCTGGAGCTATATTCCTCGGAAGTGCGCTGGCTTTTGCCTACGTCGTCAGGTTCCTCTACGCGGTGTGGTTCGGCCAGAGGCCGAGCGACCTTGAAGATGTGAAGGAAGCCCCTCTACCGCTCCTCATAGCGATGGCAATACTGGCAATCCCGAACATCGTCTTCGGAATAGCTCCGGGACTTGTCACGAACTACCTCAACAAGGCCCTTGGAGGACAGATTGTGGGCGGCAACTACTACAAGCTCGTTACTCAGACAGGAACCTACAACGCCCTGACCGTTGCTCTCCTGCTCGTGGTTGGCCTGGCCATAGCGGGCCTCATCTACATCTACGGGGCTAAGGCCAGAAAGATACCTGTTACGAACACCTACCAGTCTGGTAACCCAGTAACGGAGGAGTTCAACCTCAGCATAAGGAGGAACTTCTACCTCCCGCTCAAAGAAGCCTTAGCGTTCTGGCTCAGGTACAGCTTTGACAGGTTCTACGAGAGGATTGCCCAGCTCAGCGAGGACTTTGCCGATGCTCTTAGAGAGGGCTTCTACAACGGAAATGTGCAGGCCTACTCCTGGTACCTGGCAGTAATACTCCTAATCCTTGCACTTTGGGGGGTGCTGTGA
- a CDS encoding respiratory chain complex I subunit 1 family protein: MIEVNWKLILETIGILIYATFMGFIFMGIERKAMARIQRRVGPPLWQPIIDTLKLLGKKESVSHGFIYDFGPVFALGATIAALLFIPIANFQLFSTNADLIVVAYLLEVPMLGIMLGAMSSGNPYSAVGVQRGLLTMVAMQLPYGLALIALIQHWGTFKLNEIVALQQAHGWSITVPALLLALIVFDIVFQAFLGLEPFDIITAPAEISMGPMVEYGGKHAALLFTQHAVQLFAETAFFAVLFLGGASNLLELLIKQIVVLFIAIFVASIYPRFTIDQAAKFFWKWPTIIGIIAVLLTM, encoded by the coding sequence ATGATTGAGGTGAACTGGAAACTCATACTCGAGACGATTGGGATACTCATCTACGCGACCTTCATGGGCTTCATCTTCATGGGTATCGAGAGAAAGGCGATGGCGAGGATACAGAGAAGGGTAGGTCCACCCCTCTGGCAACCGATCATAGATACGCTCAAACTGCTCGGCAAGAAGGAGAGCGTCAGCCACGGCTTCATCTACGACTTCGGTCCTGTGTTTGCACTTGGGGCAACTATAGCGGCACTCCTCTTCATACCGATAGCGAACTTCCAGCTCTTCAGCACCAACGCTGACCTCATCGTCGTTGCCTACCTCCTTGAGGTTCCAATGCTCGGAATAATGCTCGGTGCCATGAGTTCAGGTAACCCCTATTCAGCGGTCGGTGTCCAGCGTGGGCTCCTCACCATGGTGGCCATGCAGCTTCCCTACGGTCTGGCCCTGATAGCCCTCATCCAGCACTGGGGGACTTTCAAGCTGAACGAGATAGTTGCCCTCCAACAGGCTCACGGGTGGAGTATAACGGTTCCAGCACTGCTCCTTGCTCTGATAGTCTTCGACATAGTCTTCCAGGCGTTCCTCGGTCTCGAGCCCTTTGACATCATAACGGCGCCAGCGGAAATCTCCATGGGTCCGATGGTCGAGTACGGAGGAAAGCATGCGGCCCTGCTCTTCACCCAGCACGCGGTTCAGCTCTTTGCTGAGACAGCATTCTTTGCCGTGCTCTTCCTCGGTGGGGCGAGCAACCTCCTCGAGCTCCTCATAAAGCAGATAGTGGTGCTCTTCATAGCCATCTTCGTGGCCAGCATCTACCCGAGGTTCACAATTGACCAAGCCGCCAAGTTCTTCTGGAAGTGGCCTACTATAATTGGAATAATAGCAGTCCTCCTGACAATGTGA
- a CDS encoding NuoB/complex I 20 kDa subunit family protein — protein MGEMQNGDVIHYELKEFQVFEPLFRWARKKSLWIVAFCTGCGGIEMPPLATARYDFERFGIMPNPSPRMADLFLITGYVTPKTLKRIIITYEMMPDPKYVLAHGSCPINGGVYWDSYNVVKQLDKYIPVDVAIAGCMPRPEAVMDGITTIMKKIEDGTADGWKRYRENYEWYRKNQDELFGEGWREKDARRWLAWI, from the coding sequence ATGGGTGAGATGCAGAACGGTGATGTTATACACTACGAACTGAAGGAGTTTCAGGTCTTTGAGCCCCTCTTCAGGTGGGCGAGAAAGAAGAGCCTCTGGATAGTGGCCTTCTGTACCGGGTGCGGTGGTATAGAGATGCCGCCGTTAGCTACTGCCAGGTACGACTTTGAGCGCTTTGGAATAATGCCGAATCCCTCACCAAGGATGGCAGACCTATTCCTAATCACGGGCTACGTCACACCAAAGACCCTCAAGAGGATAATCATAACATACGAGATGATGCCCGACCCGAAGTACGTCCTCGCCCACGGCTCCTGCCCAATAAACGGCGGAGTCTACTGGGACTCCTACAACGTGGTTAAACAGCTCGACAAGTACATACCAGTTGACGTCGCCATAGCCGGCTGTATGCCAAGGCCGGAAGCGGTCATGGACGGAATAACCACTATCATGAAGAAGATAGAAGATGGAACCGCAGACGGCTGGAAGCGCTATAGGGAGAACTACGAATGGTACAGGAAGAACCAGGATGAGCTGTTCGGCGAAGGGTGGCGTGAGAAGGACGCGAGGAGGTGGTTGGCATGGATATGA
- a CDS encoding NADH-quinone oxidoreductase subunit C, translated as MDMNEKPKVEEKVQEEATMEEKPTLPNTKEGKLVKALLEKAPYAQGEVIRERRVKFTVPADRIHEFLELASETFEMLMQISVVDWLKEGQFEVTYQLWSVSESVHAFVKTRIPRDGAKLPTVMDIWPVAETYEREAHEFFGIIFEGNPRLGPFILEPREYEKHPLRKDFNMLSYVKAIYGEDFDRYDESKTNYVI; from the coding sequence ATGGATATGAACGAGAAGCCAAAAGTTGAGGAGAAAGTCCAGGAGGAGGCAACCATGGAGGAAAAACCAACCCTGCCCAACACCAAGGAAGGAAAGCTCGTAAAGGCGCTCCTTGAGAAAGCTCCATACGCTCAGGGAGAGGTGATCCGCGAGAGGCGCGTTAAGTTCACCGTTCCGGCTGATAGAATACACGAGTTCCTTGAGCTCGCAAGTGAAACCTTTGAGATGCTCATGCAGATAAGCGTCGTTGACTGGCTCAAAGAGGGTCAGTTTGAGGTAACCTATCAGCTCTGGAGCGTGAGCGAGAGCGTCCACGCCTTCGTGAAGACGAGGATCCCGAGGGATGGTGCAAAGCTCCCGACGGTCATGGACATCTGGCCTGTAGCGGAGACCTACGAGAGGGAAGCGCATGAGTTCTTTGGAATAATCTTCGAGGGTAACCCGAGACTTGGTCCCTTCATCCTCGAGCCGAGGGAGTACGAGAAGCACCCGCTCAGGAAGGACTTTAACATGCTCTCCTATGTTAAGGCAATCTACGGTGAGGACTTCGACAGGTATGATGAGAGCAAGACCAACTACGTGATATGA
- a CDS encoding NADH-quinone oxidoreductase subunit D: MANLEVPKELREEAKAHDMYLHPIDKDTYELFFGPQHMATENFSIILKMDGNRVEKAIVNPGFLHRGFEKLAEQRPYFTNIALLLRICVPESDVPENIYSMAVDEIVGWEVPDRAIWIRNVVLEMARMAAWMFWIMGFGNEIGLYTAGQWAAAYRERFMRLFEELTGGRVYHIYTVPGGVRRDIPGDRWLRQLRDTVEYLKGKLKDFDEILFDNYIMFERTEGVGVMDKKFALKHAVTGPNLRAVGVPYDVRKDDPYYLYDQLDFEVPVLKEGDSLARVLVRRYEMEQDLYILEQLLDMGPPSGPYMVQDARLKALPRFKPPAGEAYAHVESTKGDFGAFVVSDGTHKPYRVHVRGPSQSHGVTVLEELLKGARLADVPVILKTLDNCPPDIDR, from the coding sequence ATGGCTAACCTTGAAGTTCCAAAGGAGTTGAGGGAAGAGGCGAAGGCCCACGACATGTACCTTCACCCAATAGACAAGGACACCTATGAGCTGTTCTTCGGTCCACAGCACATGGCAACCGAGAACTTCAGCATAATCCTCAAGATGGATGGCAACAGGGTCGAAAAAGCGATTGTCAATCCCGGATTCCTCCACAGGGGTTTCGAGAAGCTCGCCGAGCAGAGGCCATACTTCACCAACATTGCCCTGCTTCTCCGTATCTGTGTTCCGGAGAGCGACGTTCCTGAGAACATCTACTCGATGGCCGTTGATGAAATAGTCGGCTGGGAAGTCCCTGATAGAGCAATCTGGATAAGGAACGTCGTCCTCGAGATGGCGAGGATGGCCGCGTGGATGTTCTGGATAATGGGCTTTGGAAACGAGATAGGCCTCTATACCGCCGGCCAGTGGGCCGCTGCCTACCGTGAGAGGTTCATGCGCCTCTTCGAGGAGCTTACAGGGGGCAGGGTCTACCACATCTACACCGTGCCAGGTGGCGTGAGAAGGGACATACCAGGAGACAGGTGGCTCCGTCAGCTCAGGGACACCGTCGAGTACCTTAAGGGCAAGCTCAAGGACTTCGACGAGATACTCTTCGACAACTACATCATGTTTGAGAGGACTGAGGGAGTAGGTGTCATGGATAAAAAGTTCGCCCTCAAGCACGCCGTAACCGGGCCGAACCTCAGGGCAGTCGGCGTTCCCTACGACGTCAGAAAGGACGACCCGTACTACCTTTACGATCAGCTTGACTTTGAGGTTCCGGTACTCAAGGAGGGAGACAGCCTCGCGAGGGTTCTCGTCAGGAGGTACGAGATGGAGCAGGACCTCTATATACTCGAACAGCTCCTCGACATGGGGCCGCCGAGCGGGCCGTACATGGTTCAGGATGCTCGCCTTAAGGCCCTCCCGAGGTTCAAGCCTCCAGCGGGAGAAGCCTACGCCCACGTTGAATCAACTAAGGGTGACTTTGGGGCTTTTGTGGTCAGCGACGGAACCCACAAGCCTTACCGCGTCCACGTTCGCGGCCCAAGTCAGAGCCACGGTGTAACAGTGCTTGAAGAACTATTGAAGGGAGCGCGCCTCGCTGATGTCCCGGTCATATTGAAGACCCTTGACAACTGCCCGCCGGATATAGACAGGTGA
- the nuoI gene encoding NADH-quinone oxidoreductase subunit NuoI: MEMPARVVGEEKVKIKKSFIKPWMGIKYLFKKPVTIKIPYEKIEPAPKYRGFHTLDWKKCVGCNFCGQICPARAIEMTWIEGEKRPHPKVDYGRCTFCQFCVDVCPTGALGFSENYYLTTGGLEEDLELYDWVPIDPKKMKELNEKFNDYRFPVERIQFNKETREVTYYLRDGSTIQFKILGYGLRPPKPPAKPAAKPAEKNETKPAEKKKEPKAEEKK, encoded by the coding sequence ATGGAAATGCCCGCGAGAGTCGTTGGTGAGGAAAAGGTCAAGATCAAGAAGTCCTTCATCAAGCCCTGGATGGGCATCAAGTACCTATTCAAGAAGCCGGTCACGATAAAGATACCCTATGAGAAGATCGAACCCGCTCCAAAGTACAGGGGCTTCCACACTCTCGACTGGAAGAAGTGCGTTGGCTGTAACTTCTGCGGCCAGATATGCCCGGCCAGGGCAATAGAGATGACTTGGATCGAGGGAGAGAAGAGACCGCACCCGAAGGTGGACTACGGCAGGTGTACATTCTGCCAGTTCTGTGTCGACGTCTGTCCGACTGGAGCGCTCGGCTTCAGCGAGAACTACTACCTGACCACCGGCGGCCTTGAAGAGGATCTGGAGCTCTACGACTGGGTCCCCATCGACCCGAAGAAGATGAAGGAGCTGAACGAGAAGTTCAACGACTACCGCTTCCCTGTCGAGAGGATACAGTTCAACAAGGAGACGAGGGAGGTCACCTACTATCTCCGTGACGGCTCGACAATCCAGTTCAAGATACTCGGCTACGGACTCAGGCCACCTAAGCCGCCTGCAAAGCCTGCGGCCAAACCTGCGGAAAAGAATGAGACAAAGCCCGCTGAGAAGAAGAAGGAACCTAAGGCCGAAGAGAAGAAGTGA
- a CDS encoding DUF996 domain-containing protein, translated as MPVDLRTEKTLGLVGSILTLLGGLSDGAIRTGSVVVFSNLVSLIGFIFVLMALHGISTKLNDERPFKYYLYSVIVVIGGLIVFAILLVAGIISAFATDEAGIIGGFASIGLGFAVLIGLIILSVYYQIQAWRATYEITGVEEFNQVATFLKWGAITLIILVGVLLLLIAEVFQIIAFSRLPDEIEPKDQKPEYDTGVVVY; from the coding sequence ATGCCCGTTGATTTGAGAACCGAAAAGACACTCGGCCTTGTCGGCTCAATCCTGACCCTGCTGGGCGGTCTGAGTGATGGAGCAATAAGAACCGGCTCGGTCGTTGTGTTCTCAAACTTGGTGTCTCTTATCGGTTTCATTTTTGTGCTTATGGCACTCCACGGCATCAGCACCAAGCTGAACGACGAGAGACCTTTCAAGTACTACCTGTACTCGGTAATAGTAGTGATTGGTGGTCTGATAGTTTTCGCTATTTTGCTTGTCGCCGGAATCATTTCGGCGTTTGCAACAGATGAGGCAGGAATAATCGGAGGATTCGCGAGCATCGGTCTGGGGTTTGCTGTATTAATAGGCCTAATTATTCTCTCAGTGTACTATCAGATCCAGGCCTGGCGCGCGACCTACGAGATAACCGGCGTTGAGGAGTTCAACCAGGTCGCCACGTTCCTCAAGTGGGGTGCGATAACCCTGATAATCCTCGTCGGCGTCCTTCTGCTCTTGATAGCAGAAGTATTCCAGATAATTGCCTTCTCAAGGCTTCCGGATGAGATAGAACCAAAGGATCAGAAGCCAGAGTACGATACCGGGGTGGTCGTTTATTGA
- a CDS encoding uracil-xanthine permease family protein → MEKVEVVEKPVLKVGIEEKVEPAKAFVFGLQHVLAMFGATVTVPLVVGGAVGLSGDQIAMMIQAVLLAMGIATLLQTIIGTRYPIVQGSSFAFIPGLISIGSTIGMAAVQGALIVGGLIEGLVGWLGIIGKIRKLFTPLVTGVTITLIGFSLANVALMNFFNAYADPNGTNVWKAVLVATVTFLTTVFVALKAKGSLKATPVVVGAAVGCLISIPLGLTNFSLIESLPILNVPKPFPWGAPVFDTAAIVILLFAFMVSIIESVGDYHAIATVTGAEITEKHIGRGIGAEGLACSIAGFLGACGTTSYSENIGVVALTKVGSRHVVQVGAVILIFLSLFPKFAGLLASMPAPVLGGLTLALYGMISVTGLRLIKEKVEFTDRNVLILAAALIAGLGAPQLPESLFHALPRIISSILESGMAVGAITAIILERIL, encoded by the coding sequence ATGGAGAAAGTCGAAGTTGTAGAGAAGCCGGTTCTGAAAGTTGGAATAGAGGAAAAGGTCGAGCCTGCGAAGGCTTTCGTTTTTGGGCTTCAGCACGTCCTTGCAATGTTTGGAGCCACAGTTACAGTGCCGCTGGTCGTCGGCGGAGCAGTTGGGCTCAGCGGAGACCAGATAGCCATGATGATACAGGCGGTTCTCCTCGCTATGGGCATAGCGACGCTTCTCCAGACTATCATTGGAACCCGCTATCCGATAGTTCAGGGCTCGAGCTTCGCCTTCATTCCCGGGCTGATATCGATAGGCTCGACCATCGGCATGGCTGCCGTTCAAGGTGCACTGATAGTCGGCGGGCTGATAGAAGGGCTTGTGGGCTGGCTCGGCATCATCGGAAAGATCAGAAAACTCTTCACACCACTCGTCACGGGAGTAACAATAACCCTCATAGGCTTCAGCCTCGCCAACGTTGCGCTGATGAACTTCTTCAACGCGTACGCAGACCCAAACGGCACAAACGTCTGGAAAGCCGTGCTCGTAGCCACGGTTACGTTTCTCACGACGGTCTTCGTGGCACTCAAAGCAAAGGGAAGCTTGAAGGCCACGCCAGTGGTCGTGGGCGCGGCTGTAGGTTGCCTGATCAGCATTCCACTCGGGCTTACCAACTTCAGCCTCATCGAAAGCCTTCCTATTCTCAACGTCCCCAAGCCGTTTCCGTGGGGAGCGCCGGTCTTTGATACAGCAGCAATAGTCATACTGCTCTTCGCATTCATGGTCAGCATAATCGAGAGCGTCGGTGACTACCACGCCATAGCGACCGTAACGGGTGCGGAGATAACGGAGAAGCACATTGGAAGGGGCATAGGAGCGGAAGGACTGGCGTGCTCAATAGCTGGCTTCCTTGGCGCCTGCGGAACAACGAGCTATTCCGAAAACATCGGTGTAGTCGCTTTAACGAAAGTGGGCAGCAGGCACGTGGTTCAGGTTGGGGCCGTGATACTGATATTCCTCTCCCTGTTCCCGAAGTTCGCTGGATTACTAGCCTCCATGCCGGCCCCAGTGCTCGGCGGCCTGACCCTGGCACTCTACGGGATGATAAGCGTCACTGGCCTTAGGCTGATAAAGGAAAAGGTGGAGTTCACTGACAGGAACGTCCTCATTCTGGCAGCGGCGCTGATAGCGGGCCTTGGCGCACCTCAGCTCCCCGAGAGTCTGTTCCACGCTCTACCAAGAATAATCTCCAGTATACTCGAGTCAGGAATGGCAGTTGGAGCGATAACGGCGATAATCCTGGAGAGGATTCTCTAA